In Deferribacter desulfuricans SSM1, the following are encoded in one genomic region:
- a CDS encoding FmdE family protein: MFDKHREIVNSIENLTDEEREFLYSALNMHGHICGGMPMGYVAGLAALKALGTSRERNMDKFVIINVGDKHAAGCFADGVQFATGCTFGKGIMKKEAKGKWTFTLVDKVNEKAVKVKIKPELLQKAFQAPFITEYRIKGVRPTDVPAEVATPAFKRPFSLKLEDIVEIEGPFDFKVPKGKSCFNLVICESCGDAVAENYTRLVDGKKVCPDCFPY, from the coding sequence ATGTTTGACAAACACAGAGAGATTGTAAACTCAATCGAAAATCTTACCGACGAAGAAAGGGAATTTTTGTATTCAGCACTTAACATGCATGGACATATTTGTGGCGGTATGCCAATGGGTTATGTGGCTGGACTTGCAGCTTTAAAAGCTCTTGGAACAAGCAGAGAAAGAAATATGGATAAGTTTGTTATTATTAATGTAGGTGACAAACATGCTGCGGGTTGTTTTGCTGATGGTGTTCAATTTGCAACAGGTTGCACCTTTGGAAAAGGGATTATGAAAAAGGAAGCAAAAGGGAAATGGACTTTTACTTTGGTTGATAAAGTAAATGAAAAAGCTGTAAAAGTAAAAATCAAACCAGAACTTTTACAAAAAGCTTTTCAAGCTCCATTCATAACAGAGTACAGAATAAAAGGGGTAAGACCAACAGATGTACCTGCAGAAGTTGCAACACCTGCTTTTAAAAGACCCTTCTCATTAAAACTTGAAGACATTGTAGAAATCGAAGGGCCTTTTGACTTTAAAGTGCCAAAAGGGAAATCATGCTTTAACCTTGTAATATGTGAAAGCTGTGGAGATGCAGTTGCAGAAAATTATACAAGGCTTGTTGATGGCAAAAAAGTTTGTCCTGACTGCTTCCCATATTAA
- a CDS encoding sulfite exporter TauE/SafE family protein — translation MLLITILAFIFSFLFALGGVGSAIVLVPIMYWIGIPLNEAKPTGLFINTISLIGATYSNIKNKRLDVKIGIPIIVASMILAPIGAYFSTIIPKEIVLIIFIIFLIFSSFMMLFFRASKYEDNYREDSPYIALALIGSLAGFISGLLGIGGGGLISPLMIMLGFNPKKVATVTAFVVPFSSITGFFAYLAMGHINIKLLIFVGLAAYLGGYLGTHFMHLKMKPATVKKFLGVILLILAIKLLIKLF, via the coding sequence ATGCTCTTAATTACCATATTAGCATTCATATTCAGTTTTCTTTTTGCACTTGGAGGAGTTGGCTCAGCAATAGTTTTAGTCCCTATAATGTATTGGATTGGAATACCTCTAAATGAAGCCAAACCAACAGGGCTCTTTATCAATACCATATCCTTGATAGGAGCTACTTACTCAAATATAAAAAATAAAAGACTTGATGTAAAAATTGGGATACCCATTATAGTTGCTTCAATGATTTTAGCACCTATTGGTGCATATTTCTCCACAATCATACCTAAAGAAATTGTTCTAATCATATTTATAATCTTCTTAATCTTTTCATCTTTTATGATGCTATTTTTTAGAGCTTCTAAATATGAGGATAATTATAGAGAAGATTCCCCTTACATTGCATTAGCACTTATCGGTTCATTAGCTGGTTTTATCTCAGGACTTTTGGGTATTGGTGGCGGCGGTTTAATTTCACCACTGATGATAATGCTTGGCTTCAACCCCAAAAAAGTGGCGACAGTAACTGCTTTTGTGGTCCCTTTTTCATCAATCACTGGATTTTTTGCTTATCTTGCAATGGGACATATAAATATCAAACTATTAATTTTTGTGGGATTGGCAGCATATTTAGGGGGGTATTTAGGTACACACTTTATGCATCTAAAAATGAAACCAGCTACAGTAAAAAAATTCTTAGGCGTCATTTTGCTAATTTTAGCAATTAAGTTATTAATAAAATTATTTTAA
- a CDS encoding MBL fold metallo-hydrolase, protein MLTILGSRGTIPVSGYSYVKYGGSTPSLFLSSNDTAIIFDAGTGLYKLNSVKNLKNIFIFLTHLHWDHIMGLPLFSYFYNPSANIKIFIDKKDDIDSTEFIKHLFKEPFFPVSHEKLNCNLQIENIFHGEKITIGNHSITPYEGNHPNGASMFLYKNQNYSFLYATDYEHGSPKDEMLVEVANHVKYFIYDTTYTPEDYRGEKDGIPKSGWGHSTFEYGASFAKKAKVKNLVLFHHNPEYTDCFLDKMVIKSKKLFTNTIAATDELILD, encoded by the coding sequence ATGCTAACGATATTAGGCTCAAGAGGAACAATTCCAGTTTCTGGTTATTCTTATGTAAAATATGGTGGTTCTACACCTTCACTATTTTTGTCTTCAAATGACACGGCAATAATTTTTGATGCAGGGACAGGTCTTTATAAACTTAATAGTGTAAAAAACCTTAAAAATATATTTATCTTTTTAACTCATCTTCATTGGGATCATATTATGGGGTTGCCACTCTTTTCTTATTTTTATAACCCGTCCGCAAATATTAAAATATTTATAGATAAAAAGGATGATATAGATTCTACTGAGTTTATAAAACATTTATTTAAAGAGCCATTTTTCCCGGTTTCACACGAAAAATTAAATTGTAATCTACAAATAGAAAATATTTTTCATGGTGAAAAAATAACAATCGGTAATCATTCGATAACACCTTATGAAGGTAATCACCCAAATGGTGCCTCCATGTTTTTATATAAAAATCAAAACTATTCATTCCTTTATGCTACAGATTACGAACATGGCTCACCAAAAGATGAAATGTTAGTTGAGGTAGCTAACCACGTAAAATATTTCATTTATGATACTACTTATACCCCAGAAGATTACAGAGGGGAAAAGGACGGGATACCTAAAAGTGGTTGGGGGCACTCCACCTTTGAATACGGGGCATCTTTTGCAAAAAAAGCAAAAGTAAAAAATTTAGTATTATTTCATCATAATCCAGAGTATACCGACTGTTTCCTTGATAAAATGGTTATTAAATCAAAAAAACTTTTCACAAATACTATAGCCGCTACCGACGAGCTCATTTTAGATTAA
- a CDS encoding ATP-binding protein, translating to MKKIGLYLKELTDVKERLVTFCENEDFDLIEIKDDKILEEIDLSWIMIITDSPADLLNIQNKKIPLVLIGNKISCEGNMLCYNISQDFTDFCLRGVIDAIYHGGIIETYNTSSKPEYIKKVIKVFNDIANVDKIVYGLTKELVYFLKISEIQKIRIGISEILTNAIEHGNLEISGDDKFKATENGTYQELLKMKMCDEKYKNRYVTMEIEITPEKITVVVEDMGNGFDTSTLNMNPEENLLKLHGRGILITKMYFDDIVYNEKGNKVTLVKNISQC from the coding sequence ATGAAAAAAATAGGTCTTTATTTAAAAGAACTTACAGATGTAAAAGAAAGATTGGTAACTTTTTGTGAAAACGAAGATTTTGATTTAATCGAAATAAAAGACGATAAAATATTAGAAGAAATAGATTTGTCATGGATAATGATAATCACCGACTCACCAGCAGATTTATTAAACATACAAAACAAAAAAATCCCACTAGTTTTAATTGGAAACAAAATATCGTGCGAAGGGAATATGCTCTGTTATAATATTTCTCAAGATTTTACAGATTTTTGTCTGAGAGGGGTTATTGATGCAATTTACCATGGTGGCATAATAGAAACATACAACACTTCTTCAAAACCTGAATATATCAAAAAAGTTATAAAAGTCTTTAATGATATAGCAAATGTTGACAAAATTGTTTACGGTTTGACAAAAGAACTTGTATATTTTTTAAAAATTTCAGAAATTCAAAAAATAAGAATAGGGATTTCCGAAATTTTAACAAATGCTATTGAGCACGGCAACCTTGAAATAAGTGGCGATGATAAATTTAAAGCAACTGAAAATGGTACATATCAAGAATTATTAAAGATGAAGATGTGTGATGAAAAGTATAAAAACAGATATGTAACTATGGAAATCGAAATCACTCCTGAAAAAATAACAGTGGTTGTGGAAGATATGGGAAACGGTTTTGACACATCCACATTAAATATGAATCCTGAAGAAAATCTTTTAAAACTTCATGGTAGAGGGATACTCATTACCAAGATGTATTTTGACGATATCGTTTATAATGAAAAAGGGAATAAAGTAACCCTAGTAAAAAATATTTCACAATGCTAA
- a CDS encoding response regulator — MTTVLLVDDSKFIQESIKEEIEEKYKDTLIFCANNPIEAEKIMMNNIIDLLLLDVQMPIKSGNIFLKELRSLSYYTNLPIIMLTSVKDKETVIELVKLGIDGYIIKDNISQINAKIEKYIKQPSEINRLKQFTRTSTFIMLKDEWFRAIFDLLYDGDFTTLNSEEIEKINSHLKNINKHFKLSDIETEMDIRPLAAVIYNKQTSPLFSWYEVSYLQEIKEKLSGLLLGLYLYISLNDIDEENYKFIIEFILSLLIITEFCGKLKYNKEHLIEILREKYKLFYKMFIQNCPVKLKNKIEFFDNKEIKNILSSIEYISQKLFPDNMLTFNWGHKYEIEISDSYLKLLEEFYKNI, encoded by the coding sequence ATGACAACAGTTTTATTGGTTGATGATTCAAAATTCATTCAGGAAAGTATAAAAGAAGAAATAGAAGAAAAATATAAAGATACTTTAATTTTTTGTGCGAATAACCCAATAGAAGCTGAAAAAATAATGATGAATAATATTATAGACTTGTTATTATTGGATGTTCAAATGCCTATTAAATCGGGTAATATATTTTTAAAAGAACTAAGAAGCCTAAGCTATTATACCAATTTACCAATAATAATGTTAACTAGTGTTAAAGATAAAGAAACCGTAATTGAATTAGTAAAATTGGGTATTGATGGTTATATCATAAAAGATAATATCAGCCAAATTAATGCCAAAATAGAAAAGTATATAAAACAACCATCTGAAATAAATAGATTGAAACAATTTACTAGAACGAGTACTTTTATAATGCTAAAAGATGAATGGTTTAGAGCAATTTTTGATTTACTTTATGATGGAGACTTTACTACACTTAATAGTGAAGAGATTGAAAAGATTAATTCTCATTTAAAAAATATAAACAAGCATTTCAAATTATCAGATATAGAAACTGAAATGGATATCAGACCTTTAGCTGCTGTTATTTACAATAAGCAAACATCACCTCTATTTAGCTGGTATGAAGTATCCTATTTACAAGAAATAAAAGAGAAATTATCTGGATTACTGTTAGGATTGTATTTATATATTTCATTAAATGACATAGATGAGGAAAATTATAAGTTTATCATAGAGTTCATATTATCATTACTCATAATTACTGAGTTTTGTGGTAAATTAAAATATAATAAAGAACATTTAATTGAAATTTTAAGAGAAAAATATAAGCTTTTTTACAAAATGTTTATCCAAAATTGTCCAGTAAAACTAAAAAACAAGATTGAGTTTTTTGATAATAAAGAAATTAAAAATATTCTATCAAGCATAGAATACATATCGCAAAAACTTTTTCCTGATAACATGTTAACATTTAATTGGGGCCACAAATATGAAATAGAAATATCAGACTCGTATCTGAAACTTTTAGAAGAATTTTATAAAAATATTTAA
- a CDS encoding methyl-accepting chemotaxis protein, whose translation MSKILYNTNSRRIIITYIIFSLFFIFTSTVYFYKYFKEKYEKNVEFEKINIVNLITSKEQENLAILKGLIDADLSKITLSEKYSLVKYQKNKDDNFIPIEGVNVNKTVPVTKKSVVYNNLVLHKPISLITGEKNKLTINTFYREDMNNLYLLSQQLIFKDYNLAILPYYQSINDPARFDVDNPFLLSNQFTLKGDSSLTGNVILFVILMVIIFIVGLWGVVRYLAKIDNETQAFKNLIAELSKKKILDININDLPDVLKELYKNLRNDFNAVLEKNKLFEGVIRSTTNLVILKNVDENVTFVSDSVYKYFGTDINNIEELLTRKDFNDFLNMLDSLNDNEEFSFEGHQFIIRKRNDTKNNTIFIIVDITKYHNENASLRKSYSNLKKYLENIESTIYELTSISNELKSTVLNTSSSLSEQSSALSEISSALDEIKSVVKNLDISLEKINGLIEHIEDNSSENIEKLLEFEKVIDRINNSANTISMEIAALSEKAYSVTSFVENIFDIANQTKILAINIAIEAAKTEEGSGKFTVIATEVKELAQKVEALSNNIKKIVSDMTTSVNKTTMSTEESIKNILQSKEYFNPLKKLMFDNKEAVEKIAKSISDINESFKDHAIGINDIATTIKDISQAITDITKSSEETKTSASVISENIIRLREILKHVDNE comes from the coding sequence ATGAGCAAGATTTTATACAATACCAATTCTCGTAGAATTATAATTACCTATATTATTTTTTCACTGTTTTTTATTTTTACATCAACAGTGTATTTTTATAAGTATTTTAAAGAGAAATATGAAAAAAATGTAGAATTTGAAAAAATAAATATTGTAAATCTTATTACATCTAAAGAGCAGGAAAATTTGGCAATATTAAAAGGGTTGATTGATGCCGATTTGTCAAAGATAACCTTATCTGAAAAATACAGTTTAGTAAAATACCAAAAGAATAAGGATGATAATTTTATACCAATAGAAGGAGTTAATGTAAACAAGACGGTTCCCGTTACGAAAAAGTCTGTAGTGTATAACAATCTTGTATTACATAAACCAATTTCTTTGATAACAGGGGAAAAGAATAAGCTTACAATTAATACATTTTATAGAGAAGATATGAATAATCTTTATTTGTTAAGTCAACAGTTGATTTTTAAGGACTATAATTTAGCGATTTTACCTTATTATCAAAGTATAAACGACCCTGCAAGATTTGATGTGGATAACCCATTTTTATTAAGTAATCAATTTACATTAAAAGGTGACAGTAGCCTGACGGGGAATGTGATACTTTTTGTGATTTTAATGGTTATCATTTTTATAGTAGGGCTTTGGGGCGTTGTGAGATATCTCGCAAAAATTGACAATGAAACTCAGGCGTTTAAAAATTTAATAGCTGAGCTATCAAAAAAGAAAATTTTGGATATAAATATAAATGACTTACCTGATGTATTAAAAGAGCTTTATAAAAACTTAAGGAATGATTTTAATGCTGTTTTAGAGAAGAACAAGTTGTTTGAAGGGGTAATTAGGTCTACAACAAACCTTGTAATTTTAAAAAATGTTGATGAAAATGTAACTTTTGTATCTGATTCTGTTTATAAATATTTTGGCACTGATATTAATAATATAGAGGAGTTACTTACTCGAAAAGATTTTAACGATTTTCTTAATATGCTGGATTCATTAAATGATAATGAAGAATTTTCTTTTGAAGGGCACCAGTTTATAATCAGAAAAAGAAATGATACAAAGAATAATACTATCTTTATAATAGTGGATATCACTAAATATCATAATGAAAATGCCAGTTTAAGGAAAAGCTATTCAAACCTTAAAAAATATCTTGAAAATATAGAGTCTACTATTTACGAGCTTACATCAATTTCTAATGAATTAAAATCAACGGTGCTAAATACTTCTTCCTCTTTGTCCGAGCAAAGTTCAGCATTGTCTGAAATAAGCTCTGCACTGGATGAAATAAAAAGTGTAGTTAAAAACTTGGATATTTCTTTAGAAAAAATAAATGGGTTGATAGAGCATATTGAAGATAACAGTAGTGAAAATATTGAAAAGTTATTAGAATTTGAAAAGGTTATTGATAGGATAAACAATTCTGCAAATACTATTTCAATGGAAATTGCAGCACTTTCTGAAAAAGCATACAGTGTAACCTCTTTTGTTGAAAATATCTTTGATATTGCTAATCAAACTAAGATTTTAGCTATTAACATAGCTATAGAAGCTGCGAAAACTGAGGAAGGTTCTGGTAAATTTACAGTTATTGCTACAGAAGTAAAAGAACTAGCTCAAAAAGTTGAAGCTTTATCTAATAATATTAAAAAGATTGTTTCAGATATGACTACAAGTGTAAATAAAACTACTATGTCAACTGAAGAGTCTATAAAAAATATATTGCAGTCCAAAGAGTATTTTAATCCATTGAAAAAGTTGATGTTTGACAATAAAGAAGCTGTTGAAAAAATAGCTAAGAGCATTTCTGACATTAATGAATCATTTAAGGATCATGCAATTGGAATTAATGATATTGCAACTACAATAAAAGATATTTCACAAGCAATTACAGATATTACAAAATCAAGCGAAGAGACAAAAACATCAGCTTCTGTGATTTCAGAAAACATTATAAGATTAAGAGAAATTTTAAAACATGTAGATAATGAATAA
- a CDS encoding hybrid sensor histidine kinase/response regulator translates to MNNRLKEIFLSESLEHCQNILESANNLLDSNLRQNTIELIARYLHTIKGSSRMMGYKTFSNLIHTVEDKVKEMRNNQELIDETFVDFIKKVSKRLIDILNNIDNVSDSDINELIEKIKSINNIAEFEIDSNDKDVKDKKEEDDTELLKSNIYKIHEKDLNNHIQLLYNLVIGSEKGKYQSEKLIDAFSTFLDKVSNNLVNLTDQKVKELFSNLVSETYTAFTQIKMELLGDIQKLINESIYCHNNALEFKMFRFKDILEIIKNSTLEIAKELGKDIKFIVKGEEVKLDKDVLLKLQEPLIHILRNSVDHGIEKVSERLKSNKSPEGTILVECVSDGKYVKITIEDDGRGIDIEKIKKKAESNGIDTKGMKDIEIAHLIFESSFSTKDSVSTLSGRGEGLSIVKEVLNELGGRVDIEFEKGKYSRFILNVPVSFMETDVLIFEYAGYRFALFENLIEHLVVLDEKSIFHSDNGFFYSINDKNYRFQYTSELLKCENDINNYIIFLNYRGNIFGITAKNIEGVVKRRLYKYDNFIEKQDYYSHLIFESEDTFIPMLDIEYIFEQISKIAPVKKIDKPSTTQIKKPKILLVEDSFATRELEKHILIANGFEVVEATNGKDALHIFNNRDDIELVISDIEMPEMDGFTLTKSIRTGMQNPNIPIILVSTLSDKESIEKGLRAGANYFITKSEFSGEDFINKIRGLLGV, encoded by the coding sequence ATGAATAATAGATTAAAAGAGATATTTTTATCCGAATCTTTAGAGCATTGTCAAAATATATTGGAATCTGCTAATAATCTATTAGATTCTAATTTACGCCAAAATACCATTGAGTTGATTGCTCGTTATCTTCATACAATTAAAGGTTCATCCCGTATGATGGGCTATAAAACTTTTTCAAATTTGATTCATACTGTTGAAGATAAAGTCAAAGAGATGAGAAATAATCAGGAGCTGATAGATGAAACTTTTGTTGATTTTATTAAAAAAGTTTCAAAAAGATTAATCGATATACTGAATAATATTGATAATGTTAGCGATTCAGATATTAATGAACTTATAGAAAAAATAAAAAGTATTAACAATATTGCAGAGTTTGAGATTGATTCGAATGATAAAGATGTAAAAGATAAAAAGGAAGAAGATGATACAGAACTTTTAAAATCGAATATTTATAAAATTCATGAAAAGGATTTAAACAATCATATCCAGCTTTTGTACAATTTGGTTATTGGGAGTGAGAAGGGTAAGTATCAATCTGAAAAATTAATAGATGCTTTTAGCACTTTTTTAGATAAGGTCAGTAATAACTTAGTTAATCTTACAGATCAAAAAGTTAAAGAGCTATTTTCAAATTTAGTTAGTGAAACATATACAGCTTTTACTCAAATAAAAATGGAATTATTAGGCGATATTCAAAAATTAATAAATGAGTCTATTTATTGCCATAATAATGCTTTAGAATTTAAGATGTTTAGATTTAAAGATATTCTTGAGATTATTAAAAATAGCACACTTGAAATTGCCAAAGAACTTGGAAAAGATATAAAATTTATTGTCAAAGGGGAAGAGGTAAAGCTTGATAAAGATGTTTTACTCAAGCTTCAGGAGCCTCTTATCCATATTTTGAGAAATTCAGTAGATCACGGTATTGAAAAAGTTTCAGAGAGGTTAAAAAGTAATAAGTCTCCAGAAGGTACTATTTTAGTTGAGTGCGTTAGCGATGGAAAGTATGTGAAAATAACTATAGAAGATGATGGTAGAGGAATAGATATAGAAAAGATTAAAAAGAAAGCTGAGTCAAATGGCATTGATACAAAAGGTATGAAGGATATTGAAATAGCACATTTAATCTTCGAATCATCTTTTAGCACCAAGGATTCAGTTTCCACTCTTTCTGGGAGAGGGGAAGGTTTGAGTATTGTTAAAGAGGTATTAAATGAGCTTGGTGGAAGAGTTGATATTGAGTTTGAAAAAGGGAAGTATTCAAGGTTTATATTAAATGTGCCTGTGAGTTTTATGGAAACAGATGTGTTAATTTTTGAATATGCTGGTTATAGATTTGCACTATTTGAAAATTTAATAGAGCATTTAGTGGTTTTAGATGAAAAATCTATATTTCATAGTGACAATGGTTTTTTTTACAGTATCAATGATAAAAATTATAGATTTCAATATACCTCAGAATTGTTAAAATGTGAAAATGATATCAATAACTATATAATATTCTTAAATTATCGAGGCAACATCTTTGGTATTACAGCAAAAAATATCGAAGGAGTGGTTAAAAGGAGATTGTATAAATACGATAATTTTATTGAAAAACAAGATTATTATTCGCATTTAATTTTTGAATCAGAAGATACATTTATCCCTATGTTGGATATAGAATACATTTTTGAGCAAATAAGCAAAATTGCCCCTGTGAAGAAGATCGACAAACCATCTACCACTCAGATTAAGAAACCCAAAATTTTGCTTGTTGAAGATTCTTTTGCAACCAGGGAGCTAGAAAAGCATATTTTGATAGCAAACGGTTTTGAAGTTGTGGAAGCAACAAACGGTAAGGATGCACTTCATATTTTTAATAATAGAGATGATATCGAGTTAGTTATTTCAGATATAGAGATGCCCGAAATGGATGGTTTTACATTAACAAAAAGTATCAGAACAGGTATGCAAAACCCAAATATACCAATCATTTTAGTATCTACATTATCTGATAAGGAAAGTATCGAAAAGGGGCTGAGAGCTGGAGCAAATTATTTTATAACAAAATCAGAATTTTCAGGTGAAGATTTTATAAATAAAATAAGGGGATTATTAGGTGTCTAA
- a CDS encoding chemotaxis protein CheB, with protein MSKINVLIADDSVFIREALKSMLEDSAEIGEIFLAENGKQAIEICGKKRIDVVLMDLDMPEVNGEEASRVIYENYRLPIIVVTALDSAMIKQAFSLIQNYCIDVVNKPEGFSKGFQDILLRKIKNASTINYKSKKVVDGLKDKINEIILPDEDILKNLYIFAMSTGGPKITPLILKQIETINAPFVLIQHIEPEMFEGYIEWIESKTSKEIISVDYELLFEQKDCIYVLNPKYHTELKKINSRFFKLQKISKNDLYTPPADPFVISAAKIFKSNIRFFVFTGMCSDGLEGAKAVKENGGKVFCQEPEEALVSTMSQSVINAGYCDKVFSVADLSKVIAYEF; from the coding sequence GTGTCTAAGATTAATGTTTTAATAGCTGATGACTCCGTTTTTATAAGAGAAGCTTTAAAAAGTATGCTGGAAGATTCTGCTGAAATAGGGGAAATTTTTCTCGCAGAAAATGGAAAACAAGCAATAGAAATTTGTGGTAAGAAAAGAATTGATGTAGTTCTTATGGATCTTGATATGCCTGAGGTAAATGGGGAGGAGGCTTCAAGGGTAATATATGAAAATTATAGATTGCCAATTATTGTAGTTACTGCGCTAGATAGCGCAATGATTAAACAAGCTTTTAGTTTAATTCAAAATTATTGTATTGATGTAGTGAATAAACCTGAAGGGTTTAGTAAAGGATTTCAGGATATTCTTTTAAGAAAAATAAAAAATGCAAGCACAATCAATTATAAATCAAAAAAGGTGGTCGATGGATTAAAGGATAAAATTAATGAAATTATATTGCCAGATGAAGATATATTAAAAAATTTATATATTTTTGCTATGTCCACAGGTGGTCCAAAAATTACACCATTAATTTTAAAACAGATAGAAACGATAAATGCTCCCTTTGTTTTAATTCAACATATTGAGCCCGAAATGTTTGAAGGTTATATAGAATGGATAGAGAGCAAAACTTCTAAAGAGATTATAAGTGTCGATTATGAATTATTATTTGAGCAAAAAGATTGTATATATGTCTTAAATCCTAAATATCATACAGAGTTGAAAAAAATAAATTCTCGGTTTTTTAAATTACAAAAGATTTCTAAAAATGATTTATATACCCCTCCTGCAGATCCTTTTGTAATTAGTGCTGCAAAAATATTTAAAAGTAATATTAGATTTTTTGTGTTTACTGGGATGTGTTCTGATGGATTAGAAGGAGCAAAAGCAGTAAAAGAGAATGGTGGTAAAGTCTTTTGTCAAGAGCCAGAAGAAGCATTGGTTAGCACTATGTCTCAATCTGTAATTAATGCTGGCTATTGTGATAAGGTCTTTAGTGTGGCAGATTTAAGCAAGGTCATTGCCTATGAATTCTGA
- a CDS encoding CheR family methyltransferase, whose translation MNSENFNMLCEKIEKTSGFRVYGLYEDNLKNIVSNYAKQMMLNPEEIIDLAISDSKILDKIIEALLINETYFFRHEFQFDMIRKHILPDIKKSKEAIRIWSAGCSNGCEPYSVAILIDKYFSELRDNVSIIGTDLSSHAIEIARRGIYSKWHVRNLDKSYLSKYFILDDNKFILKEDIRDLVRFKKHNLLKDDYFLNCDIVFCRNVLIYFNEQNIKYVVERFIDESLSENGYLFLAPGEFHFLNQLGYKTIFIENNIVFKKGNYQDTQYSIKRDRTKLPITDKKERYLREIKSLELLNNKEEAINLIENVQAKNEEFDKELLIEEIILYLNNDDLFIIEKKLREYRDYLSDDEFYFIKGLVCYKEKNYDKAVDYLRKAALLNDNFVYNLFLAFALVSKNDLKNAKYFFNMALTLVEKESSFESLVDREVAKKIIVKYLNIL comes from the coding sequence ATGAATTCTGAAAATTTTAATATGTTATGCGAGAAAATTGAAAAGACTTCAGGCTTTAGAGTTTATGGCCTTTATGAAGATAATCTAAAGAATATAGTATCAAATTATGCAAAACAAATGATGTTAAATCCTGAAGAAATAATTGACCTTGCCATAAGTGATTCGAAAATCCTCGACAAAATCATTGAAGCTTTACTGATAAATGAAACATACTTTTTTAGACACGAATTTCAATTTGATATGATAAGAAAACATATATTGCCTGATATTAAAAAGAGTAAAGAGGCTATTAGGATTTGGTCTGCTGGCTGTTCAAATGGATGTGAGCCATACTCTGTTGCTATATTAATTGATAAATATTTTTCAGAATTAAGAGATAATGTTTCAATAATAGGCACGGATTTATCATCACATGCTATTGAAATTGCTAGAAGAGGAATTTATTCAAAATGGCATGTAAGGAATTTAGATAAGTCGTATTTAAGTAAATATTTTATATTAGATGATAATAAATTTATTTTGAAAGAAGATATAAGAGACTTAGTTAGATTTAAAAAGCACAATTTACTAAAAGATGATTATTTTTTAAATTGTGATATCGTATTTTGTAGAAATGTTTTGATTTATTTTAATGAGCAAAATATTAAATATGTTGTAGAAAGATTTATAGATGAATCCCTTAGTGAAAATGGGTATTTATTTTTAGCGCCAGGCGAATTTCATTTTCTCAATCAGTTAGGTTATAAGACTATTTTTATAGAAAATAATATAGTTTTTAAGAAGGGAAATTATCAGGATACTCAATATTCAATTAAAAGAGATAGGACAAAATTACCAATCACGGATAAAAAGGAAAGGTACTTACGAGAAATAAAATCACTAGAGTTGTTAAATAATAAAGAAGAAGCAATAAATCTTATTGAAAACGTTCAAGCAAAAAATGAAGAGTTTGATAAAGAGCTATTAATAGAGGAAATTATTTTGTATCTCAACAATGATGATTTGTTTATTATTGAAAAGAAACTTAGGGAATATAGAGATTATTTGAGTGATGATGAATTTTATTTTATTAAGGGGTTAGTTTGTTATAAAGAAAAAAATTATGATAAAGCCGTTGATTATTTAAGAAAAGCTGCGTTGCTAAATGATAATTTTGTTTATAACCTATTTTTAGCGTTTGCTTTAGTCTCTAAAAATGATTTGAAAAATGCAAAATACTTTTTTAATATGGCACTAACATTAGTTGAAAAAGAAAGTAGTTTTGAATCATTGGTGGATAGAGAAGTTGCTAAAAAAATAATTGTGAAGTATTTAAATATTTTATGA